From a region of the candidate division WOR-3 bacterium genome:
- the argF gene encoding ornithine carbamoyltransferase: protein MKKDLVSIADLTKSEIQDLLARSQESKKTLTSQKGPTPAEGKTAALVFEKPSLRTRVTFEVAFRQLGGSTVYLGPQEVGLGTRESVPDVARNLSRWVDCIIARVFEHEKIIGLAENATKPVINALSDAEHPCQILADLLTVLEHHGRLEDVTIAWTGDGNNVCNSLLLACGLMGINLRVATPRGFEPPEQVVNRAQEYASRSGAKIVLTYDPVQAATDADFIYTDVWASMGQEAETEQRRKIFRPYQLNRELLAFAKPDCKVLHCLPAHRGDEITDDVLDGPQSVVLDQAENRLHAQRALLARLMAK from the coding sequence ATGAAGAAAGACTTAGTATCCATTGCCGACCTGACAAAATCTGAAATCCAGGACCTGCTGGCTCGCTCGCAGGAATCAAAGAAGACGCTCACCAGCCAGAAAGGGCCGACCCCGGCCGAAGGCAAGACGGCCGCCCTTGTTTTTGAGAAACCGTCTCTGCGTACGCGGGTGACATTCGAGGTCGCGTTTCGGCAGCTCGGCGGTTCAACGGTCTATCTCGGCCCTCAGGAAGTGGGGCTTGGTACGCGCGAATCGGTGCCGGACGTGGCCCGCAACCTGTCAAGGTGGGTTGACTGCATCATCGCTCGTGTGTTCGAGCATGAGAAGATAATCGGCCTGGCTGAGAACGCCACAAAGCCGGTCATCAACGCGCTGTCGGATGCCGAACATCCCTGCCAGATTCTGGCTGACCTCCTGACCGTACTTGAGCACCACGGTCGGCTGGAAGATGTAACAATAGCGTGGACTGGGGACGGCAACAATGTCTGCAACTCACTGCTCCTGGCTTGTGGACTCATGGGCATCAATCTGCGCGTGGCCACGCCGCGCGGGTTCGAACCGCCGGAACAGGTAGTGAACAGGGCGCAGGAGTACGCAAGTAGGAGCGGCGCAAAGATTGTTTTGACCTACGACCCGGTCCAGGCCGCTACTGACGCGGACTTCATCTACACCGATGTGTGGGCTTCAATGGGTCAGGAGGCTGAGACCGAGCAGCGGCGCAAAATATTCCGGCCATACCAGCTCAACCGTGAACTACTGGCGTTTGCAAAGCCGGATTGCAAGGTACTTCACTGCCTGCCCGCGCACCGGGGCGACGAGATTACCGACGACGTGCTGGACGGACCTCAGTCGGTCGTGCTCGACCAGGCCGAGAACCGGCTTCATGCCCAGCGCGCACTTCTGGCCCGACTGATGGCAAAGTGA
- a CDS encoding queuosine precursor transporter, whose amino-acid sequence MTSDRRSLTAVAVVSSAYIAAQMLSDITSLRIVVIAGFSVDAGTLVYPFTFTLRDLVHKTAGIKTARWLIITAALINLCMAGLFVFVAKLPPDASVGPQLEFGKVLAPTTWALWRIVIASIIAEVVSELVDGEVYQLWVNKVGHRLQWMRVLASNSVSVPLDSALFCSLAFIGRMPLAVVVSIFLANILAKGVTTLVSLPMIYTVRERSTQDQAV is encoded by the coding sequence ATGACCAGCGACCGCAGGAGCCTCACCGCAGTTGCAGTCGTCTCCTCGGCCTACATCGCGGCCCAGATGCTGTCGGATATCACCAGCCTGCGGATTGTGGTAATCGCCGGGTTCAGTGTTGACGCCGGTACGTTGGTGTACCCATTCACATTCACTCTCCGCGACCTGGTACACAAGACCGCGGGCATCAAGACCGCACGCTGGCTAATCATTACGGCCGCACTCATCAACCTGTGCATGGCTGGGCTGTTCGTGTTCGTGGCGAAACTTCCACCGGACGCAAGTGTCGGGCCGCAACTCGAGTTTGGCAAGGTGCTCGCTCCCACCACATGGGCACTGTGGCGGATAGTCATCGCCTCGATTATTGCCGAGGTGGTGTCTGAACTCGTGGACGGCGAAGTATATCAGCTCTGGGTCAACAAGGTCGGCCACCGGCTTCAGTGGATGAGAGTGCTTGCCTCCAACTCAGTCAGCGTGCCCCTTGACTCGGCCCTGTTCTGCTCGCTTGCATTCATCGGCCGGATGCCTCTTGCGGTTGTGGTTTCTATCTTCTTGGCCAACATCTTGGCCAAGGGCGTCACCACGCTCGTGTCGCTGCCCATGATATACACGGTACGCGAGCGGAGCACCCAAGACCAGGCTGTTTGA